DNA from Leptospira yasudae:
GAATCTCCCGATTTTCTCCACTGGATGCGAATGTTCAAATCTCCTCTCGAAGTCGAGGCGCTCCAGGAATCGGCGAGAATCACGGCTCTCGGTCACGATCGATTGATGCGCGAATCCAAACCGGGAATGTTCGAATACGAACTCGAAGCGATCCTCGAATCGGAATACTTAAAACACGGAGCCTGGGGCGGAGGTTACGGACATATCGTAGCCGGAGGGAAGAATGCCACGATCCTTCACTATACGTCTAACAACTGTCAGTTGAACGAAGGAGAACTCGTGCTCGTGGACAGCGGCGCGGAAAAAGGGTATTACACTGCGGACGTAACCAGAAATTTTCCGGTGGGTAAAAAATTCTCCGCGGAGCAGAAAGCCGTTTACGAAGTCGTATTGAAGGCACAAAAAGAAGCGGTCGCAAACACGAAGGAAGGAACCGAGTTCGTCGCGATCCACAATCAGGCCGTCAAAACGCTCGTGGAAGGTTTATTGGATTTGAAGTTGCTCGAAGGAAACGTCGAATCCGTATTGGAACAAGGAACATTCAAAAAATATTATATGCATAGAACGAGTCACTATCTCGGGATGGATGTTCACGACGTGGGAACGTATTATCAGGACGGAACTTCGAAAAAACTGGAGAACGGTCAGGTGATTACGATCGAACCCGGGTTGTATTTCGATCCTTCGGACGAAACGATTCCGGAAAGGTTTCGCGGGATCGGAATCCGAATCGAAGACGACGTTCTCGTGCAAGGCGCGACTCCTGTGAACTTAACGTCCATGATTCCGAAAGAAATCGAAGAGATCGAGTCAAGAAAGAGAGGATAATCCCGTTGAACGCAAGTTTTACGTTTCGATCGTTCTAAATACGACGAAAGAGGAATTCCTTTTTTATTAAACGACAACGATCTTTCTTAAAAAACTCTTTTTTTCCTTGTCGAAACCGCGAGAAACGTTAGTTGTATCGTTTCTTGAGGTTCCAGGAAACTTGTATTTTTATCTTCTTTCCATTCTACTTTCTTTTTTTGTTACAATTTCCCTCTCTTCG
Protein-coding regions in this window:
- a CDS encoding aminopeptidase P N-terminal domain-containing protein, encoding MNQNPYKQRIADVQKRLKEGEVLIVFAASHLIRNRDVDYKFRQDSDYYYLTGLDESDGILILKNSYKSIFVLPKDKEKEIWTGIRIGKEQAKNLLGLDESFDTTEWESKLDEILLNQHTLYHFFGKNLVRDSKLIEWIYSLNQRSREGKFGPRRIESPDFLHWMRMFKSPLEVEALQESARITALGHDRLMRESKPGMFEYELEAILESEYLKHGAWGGGYGHIVAGGKNATILHYTSNNCQLNEGELVLVDSGAEKGYYTADVTRNFPVGKKFSAEQKAVYEVVLKAQKEAVANTKEGTEFVAIHNQAVKTLVEGLLDLKLLEGNVESVLEQGTFKKYYMHRTSHYLGMDVHDVGTYYQDGTSKKLENGQVITIEPGLYFDPSDETIPERFRGIGIRIEDDVLVQGATPVNLTSMIPKEIEEIESRKRG